In Pseudopipra pipra isolate bDixPip1 chromosome 5, bDixPip1.hap1, whole genome shotgun sequence, the following proteins share a genomic window:
- the CDHR3 gene encoding cadherin-related family member 3: MKIILLFLILLGVVSGRKTPLLKGLPATSTVEENTAAGVSVCDFNVTVSPLSSEGVAILPTIVNSNPLTEAFNIESKGGLEYRVVTTGNPVLDYETMPKSFDLHIFVEDTTGRTDLSILTIRVTDKNEHPVFRGNMAIQTLMIYVLEGTRPQSIYQVDAADPENAKLKYSLLPTTVPFLITESGAIFSTKEFDYEKDPHCYFLNVTVTDLEGLNSTKTVNINIININDESPYFTTKQRIYRIPEEQSPGTIVANMTAKDPDDEGSPSRLFYSIQSSDRYFSINPSTGVLQVTGRIDRDALPLQLHPNISLIVQVEDSPSNGHASNMEITIIIDDINDNPPECSPSAFRKEVNENTAPGTFLIDLRNYCKDIDVDPSNNQFNFTGLSGFGSNNFILDSTVSGRLVMTGTIDLENPANPGIEVYTLTVRVQDIAHPNYSNIIYIYIRIKPVNEFFPVFSTLSYVFNVSEITKVGSSIGRVNAIDKDWPPTIITYSIVAGGGTRDYTNIFWISPTKGDVRILARLDYETTQKHIFIVQASDQEKFTTASVTVNVLEVNDEEPVCSPNFYSFQIPVSLAVGTNINGFRIECQDRDSDPRSFRYFINEGNENNHFTFSPSAGSNTSRLILASRFDYESGFDTSWIYNLRIYITDDNLLSVRDKTTHLIETGTVTLSIRVIPNPTTAITTTPGFTVVTRRENLYSASAWYVPFVITLGSLLLLGLLGFLGFLLVTWVRTCCPPAGKAHRTPLINVPEKKKPKKDVVVTMTQLNTIFDGEARDPVTGRMYEFNTRSGARRWKKSDEPLKPMLAGQVTSSATDNRGQGTDRAEAASKKEPSEKRKELTAATKPATKPSADQDGLRLQKQKEESEGRGLSSAAPQGGN; this comes from the exons ATGAAGATCattctccttttcctcattttgctGGGAGTAGTATCTG GAAGAAAAACCCCGTTGCTTAAGGGTTTACCTGCAACAAGCACTGTCgaagaaaacacagcagctggTGTTTCAGTCTGTGACTTCAATGTAACTGTTTCTCCATTGTCTTCTGAAGGTGTTGCAATTCTTCCTACCATAGTAAATTCAAATCCACTTACAGAGGCTTTTAATATTGAATCAAAAGGAGGTCTTGAATACAGG gttGTTACCACTGGAAACCCTGTCCTAGATTATGAAACAATGCCAAAGAGCTTTGATTTACACATTTTCGTTGAAGATACAACTGGAAGAACTGACCTTAGCATATTGACTATTCGAGTAACAGATAAAAATGAACATCCTGTATTTAGAGGAAATATGGCAATTCAAA CTCTAATGATCTATGTGTTGGAAGGAACACGTCCACAAAGCATTTACCAAGTTGATGCAGCTGATCCTGAAAATGCGAAACTCAAA TATTCACTGCTCCCTACGACAGTGCCGTTCTTGATCACGGAAAGTGGAGCCATTTTCTCCACAAAAGAATTTGACTATGAGAAAGATCCACATTG tTACTTTTTAAATGTAACAGTGACAGATCTGGAGGGACTCAACTCAACTAAAacagtaaatataaatataattaacaTCAATGATGAAAGTCCTTACTTTACCAC AAAACAAAGAATCTATAGAATTCCAGAGGAACAAAGCCCAGGCACCATTGTTGCCAACATGACAGCTAAAGATCCAGATGATGAAGGCTCTCCCAGCAGACTTTTCTACAGCATCCAGTCTTCTGACAGATATTTCTCCATAAATCCAT cgactggagtgctgcaggtGACTGGGAGAATCGACCGTGATGCCCTTCCACTGCAGCTCCATCCCAACATCTCACTGATAGTCCAGGTGGAGGACAGTCCCAGCAATGGTCATGCCAGTAACATGGAGATCACAATCATTATTGATGATATCAATGACAACCCACCAGAATGCAGTCCTTCTGCCTTCAG gaAAGAAGTAAATGAAAATACGGCTCCTGGGACATTTCTCATTGATCTTAGAAATTACTGTAAAGATATTGATGTTGATCCATCAAACAATCAATTTAATTTCACTGGATTATCTGGTTTTGGAAGCAATAACTTCATTCTGGATTCCACTGTGTCTGGAAGACTTGTG atgACTGGAACTATTGATTTAGAGAACCCAGCTAATCCAGGAATTGAAGTTTATACTTTGACTGTCAGGGTGCAAGATATTGCCCATCCTAACTACTCAA ATATCATCTACATTTACATCAGGATAAAGCCAGTGAATGAATTTTTTCCAGTCTTCAGTACTTTATCTTACGTATTTAATGTTTCAGAAATTACTAAAG TTGGATCCAGCATTGGAAGAGTGAATGCCATAGACAAGGACTGGCCACCCACTATCATCACTTATTCCATTGTAGCTGGAGGAGGCACCAGGGATTACACAAATATCTTCTGGATCAGCCCAACCAAAGGAGATGTGAGGATTTTAGCTAGATTAGACTATGAAACAACtcagaaacacattttcataGTACAGGCCTCAGACCAAGAAAAGTTTACAACAGCATCA GTAACTGTGAATGTTTTGGAAGTAAATGATGAAGAACCAGTTTGTTCACCTAATTTCTATTCATTTCAAATCCCAGTCAGCTTGGCTGTTGGGACCAATATTAACGGCTTCAGGATTGAATGTCAAGATCGTGATTCTGATCCCAGGTCTTTCCGTTACTTCATTAATGAAG GCAACGAGAACAATCATTTCACTTTTTCACCAAGTGCTGGCTCCAATACATCTCGGCTGATTCTTGCATCGCGGTTTGACTATGAGAGCGGGTTTGACACAAGCTGGATTTACAATCTGCGCATCTACATAACAGATGACAATTTACTGTCTGTCAGGGACAAAACTACACATTTAATTGAAACTGGAACGGTGACTTTAAGCATCAGAGTTATCCCAAACCCAACTACTGCCATTACCACGACA CCCGGCTTCACTGTTGTGACAAGAAGGGAGAACCTCTACTCTGCATCGGCGTGGTACGTGCCGTTCGTCATCACCCTTGGCAGTTTGCTGCTCCTCGGACTCCTGGGGTTCCTGGGATTCCTGCTGGTGACCTGGGTCCGCACCTGctgccctccagcagggaaAGCACACCGCACACCTCT gATAAATGTTCCAG aaaagaagaaacctAAGAAAGATGTTGTTGTG ACGATGACACAGCTAAATACTATCTTTGATGGAGAAGCCAGAGACCCAG TTACTGGCAGAATGTATGAATTCAATACGCGGTCGGGGGCCCGGAGGTGGAAGAAGAGCGATGAGCCCCTTAAGCCAATGCTGGCTGGTCAGGTAACATCCAGTGCCACAGACAATAGAGGCCAAGGGACAgacagagcagaggcagcaagCAAAAAAGAACCttcagagaagaggaaagagctGACTGCAGCAACAAAACCAGCTACCAAGCCCTCAGCAGACCAGGATGGACTGAGAttacaaaagcagaaagaggagTCTGAGGGCAGGGGGTTatcctcagcagctcctcaagGCGGGAACTGA